One window from the genome of Magnolia sinica isolate HGM2019 chromosome 4, MsV1, whole genome shotgun sequence encodes:
- the LOC131242174 gene encoding stress enhanced protein 2, chloroplastic-like: protein MLCDFFAMAATARAIFCELQPQKPAIARRESAITKLKAADSSPESGKIVLQPRVCTLRLYGSGRDGIIRTLRDADVSPFLASLLDYMENSRKSQDIEIISGRLAMIVFVGAVIMEAATGNSLFAKMDFEAIEEAAAACLAAVVCAAAFAWISRARNRVGSIFPLGCNAFVDSIIDKFVDGLFYENELTDWSDDM, encoded by the exons ATGCTCTGTGATTTTTTCGCAATGGCTGCGACGGCTCGCGCGATCTTCTGCGAGTTGCAGCCGCAGAAGCCCGCCATCGCGAGGAGAGAATCGGCGATTACGAAACTCAAGGCCGCCGATTCGTCGCCTGAGAGTGGAAAGATCGTCCTCCAACCCCGCGTGTGTACTCTCAGATTGTACGGCTCAGGCCGCGACGGAATCATCAGGACCCTGCGGGATGCTGACGTGTCACCGTTCTTGGCTTCTCTTTTGGACTACATGGAGAACTCGAGGAAGAGTCAGGACATCGAGATCATCTCCGGTCGCCTCGCCATG ATTGTATTCGTAGGTGCAGTGATTATGGAAGCAGCGACTGGAAACTCATTGTTTGCGAAGATGGATTTCGAGGCGATCGAAGAAGCGGCGGCGGCATGTTTGGCTGCTGTCGTGTGCGCCGCTGCTTTTGCTTGGATTTCAAGGGCTCGGAATCGAGTGGGCAGTATCTTCCCCCTTGGATGCAACGCCTTTGTCGATTCCATCATCGATAAGTTTGTTGACGGCCTGTTCTACGAAAACGAGCTCACCGACTGGTCTGATGACATGTGA